The following coding sequences lie in one Kitasatospora azatica KCTC 9699 genomic window:
- a CDS encoding acetyl/propionyl/methylcrotonyl-CoA carboxylase subunit alpha: MIQSLLIANRGEIARRIARTCRELGIATVAVHSDPDAQAPHVREADTAVRLPGAAPADTYLRGELLIRAALAAGADAVHPGYGFLSEDPAFARAVLDAGLTWVGPSPEAMAAMGSKTAAKRLMAEAGVPVLAPVDPAEAAEADLPLLVKAAAGGGGRGMRVVRELKDLPGELTAAAAEAAAAFGDGEVFLEPYLPAGRHIEVQLLADAHGTVWALGERDCSIQRRHQKVIEETPAPGLDEELRTRLATAATAAARAIGYTGAGTVEFLLAPDGRFFFLEMNTRLQVEHPVTECVTGLDLVELQLAVAEGQSLPIEPPAPRGHAIEARLYAEDPAAGWQPQSGLLHRIEFPTGDGLRVDSGVESGGTVGVHYDPMLAKVIAWAPTRAAAARRLAAALTRTRIHGLVTNRDLLVRVLRHPAFLAVELDTAFLAEHAAELLGEPADKRELPLAALAAALADAAVRPGALPSGWRNLPSQPQFKSYRAADGAELTVRYRITRDGLFAEDHPGVRLISATPTQVVLEVDGLRRTIEVAAHGSAIHLDLPSTSVALTALPRFPEPVVQQDPGALLAPMPGTVIRLAVAAGERVAAGQPLLWLEAMKMEHQVTAPVDGVLTELRAAAGQQVELGALLAVVEPVAGYEAEHGAEPETEPETDRLVEPAAEYEAEPVAGPTVDPVVDPAPQP; the protein is encoded by the coding sequence ATGATCCAGAGCCTGCTGATCGCCAACCGGGGCGAGATCGCCCGCCGGATCGCCCGGACCTGCCGGGAGCTCGGCATCGCCACCGTCGCGGTGCACTCCGATCCGGACGCGCAGGCCCCGCACGTCCGCGAGGCCGACACCGCCGTCCGGCTGCCCGGTGCGGCGCCCGCCGACACCTACCTCCGTGGCGAGCTGCTGATCCGGGCCGCGCTGGCCGCCGGGGCGGATGCCGTCCACCCGGGCTACGGCTTCCTCTCCGAGGATCCGGCCTTCGCCCGGGCCGTCCTGGACGCGGGCCTGACCTGGGTCGGCCCCTCGCCCGAGGCGATGGCCGCGATGGGTTCGAAGACCGCCGCCAAGCGGCTGATGGCCGAGGCGGGGGTGCCGGTGCTGGCTCCCGTCGACCCGGCGGAGGCCGCCGAGGCCGACCTGCCGCTGCTGGTCAAGGCGGCTGCCGGCGGTGGCGGTCGTGGCATGCGAGTGGTCCGCGAACTCAAGGACTTGCCAGGCGAGTTGACGGCAGCTGCGGCCGAGGCGGCAGCTGCTTTCGGGGACGGCGAGGTGTTCCTCGAACCCTATCTGCCGGCCGGTCGGCACATCGAGGTGCAGCTGCTGGCCGATGCGCACGGCACCGTCTGGGCGCTCGGCGAGCGGGACTGCTCGATCCAGCGCCGGCACCAGAAGGTGATCGAGGAGACCCCGGCGCCCGGTCTGGACGAGGAACTGCGCACCCGGCTCGCCACGGCGGCCACGGCTGCCGCCCGGGCGATCGGGTACACCGGGGCGGGGACCGTCGAGTTCCTGCTCGCACCGGACGGGCGGTTCTTCTTCCTGGAGATGAACACCCGCCTGCAGGTCGAGCACCCGGTCACCGAGTGCGTCACCGGACTCGACCTGGTCGAGCTGCAACTCGCCGTCGCCGAAGGCCAGTCACTGCCGATCGAGCCGCCGGCCCCGCGCGGCCACGCGATCGAGGCCCGGCTCTACGCCGAGGACCCGGCGGCCGGCTGGCAGCCACAGAGCGGCCTGCTGCACCGGATCGAATTCCCCACCGGCGACGGCCTGCGAGTGGATTCGGGTGTCGAGAGCGGCGGCACGGTGGGCGTCCACTACGACCCGATGCTCGCCAAGGTGATCGCCTGGGCGCCCACCCGGGCCGCCGCCGCCCGCCGACTGGCCGCCGCGCTGACCCGTACCCGGATCCACGGCCTGGTGACCAATCGCGATCTCTTGGTCCGGGTACTGCGCCACCCAGCCTTCCTGGCCGTGGAGTTGGACACCGCCTTTCTGGCCGAGCACGCCGCTGAGCTGCTCGGCGAGCCGGCCGACAAGCGCGAACTGCCGTTGGCCGCCCTGGCCGCCGCCCTCGCCGACGCCGCCGTCCGGCCCGGCGCGCTGCCCTCGGGCTGGCGCAACCTGCCGTCGCAGCCGCAGTTCAAGAGCTACCGGGCCGCCGACGGCGCGGAACTGACGGTGCGTTACCGCATCACCAGGGACGGACTGTTCGCCGAGGACCACCCCGGCGTGCGGCTGATCTCGGCCACCCCTACCCAGGTGGTGCTGGAGGTCGACGGCCTGCGCCGCACCATCGAGGTCGCAGCCCACGGCTCCGCGATCCACCTCGACCTGCCGTCAACCTCCGTTGCACTCACCGCACTTCCGCGCTTCCCCGAGCCGGTGGTCCAGCAGGACCCGGGCGCGCTGCTCGCTCCGATGCCCGGTACCGTGATCCGCCTCGCCGTCGCGGCGGGGGAGCGGGTGGCGGCCGGCCAGCCGCTGCTCTGGCTGGAGGCGATGAAGATGGAGCACCAGGTCACCGCTCCGGTGGACGGCGTCCTGACCGAACTGCGCGCCGCTGCCGGCCAGCAGGTCGAGCTGGGCGCCCTGCTCGCAGTCGTCGAGCCCGTAGCCGGGTACGAAGCCGAACACGGCGCGGAGCCCGAAACCGAGCCCGAAACCGATCGCCTGGTCGAGCCCGCAGCCGAGTACGAAGCCGAGCCCGTAGCCGGGCCCACAGTCGACCCCGTAGTTGATCCCGCACCTCAGCCCTGA